In the Ferribacterium limneticum genome, CTTGGCGCGGCGAGCAGCAATGACTGCACGGCCACCCTTGGTGCGCATACGAACCAGGAAGCCATGGGTGCGCTTGCGGCGCACGACCGACGGTTGATACGTGCGTTTCATGTTGTAATCCCTTGATGTGCGAAGAAAAACGCGTGATTACACCCTGTTTGATGGTGTTCTG is a window encoding:
- the rpmH gene encoding 50S ribosomal protein L34, with translation MKRTYQPSVVRRKRTHGFLVRMRTKGGRAVIAARRAKGRTRLAV